Proteins co-encoded in one Flavivirga eckloniae genomic window:
- a CDS encoding cystathionine gamma-synthase — MKFNTKVIHGGQEHDPAYGAVMPPIYQTSTYAQTTPGGHKGYEYSRTHNPTRKALENAFASIENGTYGLAFGSGLAAIDAVIKLLKPGDEVVSTNDLYGGSFRLFTKVFQDFGIKFHFMGMQDASNIEAYINENTKLIWVETPTNPMMNIIDVKAVSAIAKKHNILLAVDNTFATPYLQQPLDLGADIVMHSATKYLGGHSDVVMGALVVKDEALADKLYFIQNASGAVCGPQDSFLVLRGIKTLHIRMQRHCENGKAVAEFLAAHPKIENVYWPGFENHPNHDIAKSQMKDFGGMISFTTKGNDMKESIKIVENLKIFTLAESLGGVESLSGHPASMTHASIPKEEREKTGVVDSLIRLSVGIEDIDDLIADLKQALT, encoded by the coding sequence ATGAAATTTAATACTAAAGTAATACACGGAGGACAAGAACATGATCCAGCTTATGGTGCCGTAATGCCTCCAATTTATCAAACGTCTACTTATGCTCAAACAACTCCTGGTGGGCATAAAGGGTATGAATATTCAAGGACTCATAATCCTACCCGTAAGGCTTTAGAAAACGCTTTTGCAAGTATAGAAAATGGAACGTATGGATTAGCTTTCGGATCGGGATTGGCGGCCATTGATGCTGTGATTAAGCTTTTAAAACCTGGTGATGAGGTCGTTTCTACTAATGATTTATATGGTGGTTCTTTTAGGTTGTTTACTAAAGTATTTCAAGATTTTGGAATAAAATTTCATTTTATGGGTATGCAAGACGCTTCAAATATTGAAGCCTATATTAATGAAAACACTAAGTTAATTTGGGTTGAAACACCAACGAACCCAATGATGAATATTATTGATGTTAAGGCCGTTTCTGCGATTGCAAAAAAACATAATATATTACTAGCTGTCGATAATACATTTGCCACGCCATATTTACAACAACCTTTGGATTTAGGAGCAGATATTGTAATGCATTCAGCAACCAAATATTTAGGTGGCCATAGTGATGTTGTTATGGGCGCTTTAGTGGTAAAGGATGAAGCGTTGGCAGATAAATTATATTTTATACAAAATGCTAGTGGAGCTGTTTGTGGCCCTCAAGATAGCTTTTTGGTACTTAGGGGTATAAAAACATTGCATATTAGAATGCAACGTCATTGCGAAAACGGTAAAGCAGTAGCTGAGTTTTTAGCTGCCCACCCAAAAATAGAAAATGTATACTGGCCTGGCTTTGAAAACCACCCTAATCATGACATTGCTAAATCTCAAATGAAAGATTTCGGAGGCATGATTTCCTTTACGACTAAAGGGAATGACATGAAAGAATCTATTAAAATTGTTGAAAATTTGAAAATCTTCACCTTAGCAGAATCTTTAGGAGGTGTTGAATCACTTTCTGGTCACCCGGCAAGTATGACACATGCGAGTATTCCTAAAGAAGAAAGAGAAAAAACAGGTGTTGTAGATTCTTTGATTAGATTAAGTGTGGGAATAGAGGACATCGACGATTTAATTGCCGATTTAAAGCAAGCCTTAACTTAG
- a CDS encoding THC0290_0291 family protein, translating to MKYIVSAFCMFVVFQTSSAQLGFSHEIGVIAGSLQLRSDYGIRENTKTNFGNSGFGVGLVHYLNFSYRADCNCYTTDNYFNDHFKLRNEISWNRTKLEHFGKFVDPNRTSEDAERLRSHRGVAKNLDIGTQLEFFPLSIRSFQSFSYRFTPFVSLGVHYTSYNPEVSTTYANPDPLLVGDVLEPSNFYSGWDPGSVDATSGSAWSLVGSIGVRYKLDKLSDLMLDFRYQHYFSDWVDGLNHQLDHNKSNDSLIWLNIGYIYYLN from the coding sequence ATGAAATATATAGTTTCTGCTTTTTGCATGTTTGTTGTCTTTCAAACATCTAGTGCTCAACTAGGTTTCTCTCATGAAATTGGCGTTATTGCTGGTTCGTTGCAATTAAGATCGGATTATGGCATTCGTGAAAATACAAAAACAAATTTTGGGAATTCCGGATTTGGAGTAGGTCTAGTACATTATTTAAACTTCTCTTATAGAGCTGATTGTAACTGTTATACAACTGATAATTATTTTAATGATCATTTTAAACTAAGAAATGAAATATCTTGGAATAGAACCAAGCTTGAACATTTTGGAAAGTTTGTTGACCCTAACAGAACCTCAGAAGACGCCGAACGTTTAAGAAGTCATAGAGGTGTTGCCAAAAATTTAGACATTGGTACGCAACTTGAATTCTTTCCTCTAAGTATTCGTTCGTTTCAATCTTTTAGTTACAGGTTTACTCCCTTTGTAAGTCTTGGAGTCCATTATACCTCCTATAATCCAGAAGTTAGTACTACTTATGCAAACCCAGACCCTCTTTTAGTTGGAGATGTTCTTGAACCTAGTAACTTTTATTCTGGCTGGGATCCTGGATCGGTTGATGCTACATCAGGAAGCGCATGGTCTCTTGTTGGTAGTATTGGTGTAAGGTACAAGCTTGATAAACTTTCAGATTTAATGCTTGATTTTAGATACCAACATTATTTTAGCGATTGGGTTGATGGTCTTAATCACCAATTGGATCACAATAAAAGTAACGATAGCTTAATATGGCTTAATATTGGCTATATCTACTATTTAAACTAA
- the gdhA gene encoding NADP-specific glutamate dehydrogenase encodes MKSNIESFLDLVKERNGHEPEFLQAVEEVAETVIPYIIENDIYYGKNILLRMVEPERVVTFRVCWVDDKGEIRVNRGYRIQMNSAIGPYKGGLRFHPTVNMSILKFLAFEQVFKNSLTTLPMGGGKGGSDFDPKGKSDNEIMRFCHSFMSELFRHIGHNTDVPAGDIGVGAREIGFLFGMYKKISNGFTGVLTGKGMSWGGSLIRPEATGYGTVYFAEKMLETKEDSFKGKDVVISGSGNVAQYAAEKTIQLGGKVLTLSDSSGYIYDEDGIDTEKLAFVMELKNERRGRISEYLETYPNAKFVKGRTPWEVKCDIALPCATQNELNEDDANTLLSNGCICVSEGANMPSTKGAITAFHKAKILFAPGKASNAGGVATSGLEMTQNSLRFNWTREEVDLKLKEIMSNIHDSCTEYGKDENGYIDYVKGANIAGFVKVADAMLAQGIV; translated from the coding sequence ATGAAAAGTAATATTGAATCATTTTTGGATCTGGTAAAAGAAAGAAATGGTCACGAACCAGAATTTTTACAGGCCGTAGAGGAAGTTGCAGAAACTGTTATCCCTTATATTATAGAGAATGATATATATTATGGCAAAAATATTCTTTTAAGAATGGTTGAGCCAGAGCGTGTTGTTACGTTTAGAGTTTGTTGGGTAGATGACAAGGGAGAAATACGCGTTAATAGAGGGTATAGAATTCAAATGAATTCTGCTATTGGTCCTTATAAAGGAGGATTACGTTTTCACCCAACGGTTAATATGAGTATTTTAAAATTCTTAGCATTCGAGCAAGTCTTTAAAAATAGTCTTACTACGTTACCTATGGGAGGTGGAAAAGGAGGAAGTGACTTTGACCCTAAAGGAAAGAGTGATAACGAAATTATGCGTTTTTGTCATTCGTTTATGAGTGAATTATTTAGGCACATTGGTCATAATACAGATGTTCCAGCAGGAGATATTGGTGTAGGAGCAAGAGAAATTGGTTTCCTTTTCGGAATGTATAAAAAAATAAGTAATGGTTTTACAGGTGTTTTAACAGGTAAGGGTATGTCTTGGGGTGGTTCTTTAATTAGACCAGAAGCTACAGGATACGGTACTGTTTATTTTGCAGAGAAAATGCTAGAAACTAAAGAAGATAGTTTTAAAGGAAAAGATGTCGTGATATCTGGATCTGGAAATGTTGCACAGTATGCAGCGGAAAAAACTATACAGTTGGGAGGTAAAGTTTTAACACTCTCAGATTCTTCTGGTTATATTTACGACGAAGATGGAATTGATACCGAAAAGCTGGCTTTTGTCATGGAGTTGAAAAATGAGAGACGTGGAAGAATAAGTGAGTATTTAGAAACGTATCCAAATGCAAAATTCGTTAAAGGAAGGACGCCTTGGGAAGTTAAGTGCGATATAGCATTACCATGTGCAACTCAAAATGAGCTTAATGAAGATGATGCAAATACTCTTTTAAGTAATGGATGTATTTGTGTAAGTGAAGGTGCTAATATGCCTTCAACTAAAGGGGCTATTACTGCATTTCATAAAGCTAAAATATTATTTGCGCCAGGTAAAGCATCCAATGCAGGTGGTGTGGCTACTTCAGGTTTAGAAATGACCCAAAACTCATTAAGATTTAATTGGACTAGAGAAGAAGTCGATTTAAAATTAAAGGAAATTATGTCTAACATTCACGATTCTTGTACAGAATATGGAAAAGATGAGAATGGTTACATTGATTATGTTAAAGGAGCTAATATTGCAGGATTTGTAAAAGTTGCAGATGCTATGTTGGCGCAAGGTATTGTGTAA
- the recO gene encoding DNA repair protein RecO: MLITTNAIVLSKLKYRDNDLIVRCYTQQLGVVSFLLRGVLKSKKGNSKIAYFQLLSQLQLVIVYKNNRSLQAIKETRLNNIYASLHSNVLKSSIVMFLSEVLSNTLKEEEKNEVLYSYIETTLLWLDTHTEYSNFHLLFLLNLTKYLGFYPDTKNVDYPFFNLSEGRFETRSQDRYTISGQNLTLLKQLLGTTFDALNTVEINAKQRQSFLSMILLYFELHLGSFKTPKSLQIFNQVFN, from the coding sequence ATGCTAATTACTACAAATGCCATAGTTTTATCCAAACTAAAATACAGAGATAACGACTTAATAGTTAGATGTTATACACAACAACTGGGGGTAGTAAGCTTTTTGTTAAGGGGCGTTTTAAAAAGCAAAAAAGGTAATTCTAAGATAGCTTACTTTCAATTGCTTTCACAGTTACAACTAGTTATTGTATACAAGAACAATAGGTCGTTGCAAGCTATAAAGGAGACGAGGTTAAATAATATTTATGCAAGTTTACACTCGAACGTTTTAAAGAGTTCTATTGTTATGTTTCTATCCGAAGTATTATCAAATACACTTAAGGAAGAGGAAAAGAACGAGGTGCTTTATAGCTATATTGAAACGACATTATTATGGCTTGATACACATACAGAATATTCAAATTTTCATTTATTATTTTTACTTAATTTAACAAAGTATTTGGGGTTTTATCCGGATACAAAAAATGTGGACTATCCCTTCTTTAATTTGAGTGAAGGCAGGTTTGAAACAAGGTCGCAAGATAGATATACTATATCTGGGCAAAATTTAACACTCCTAAAGCAGTTATTAGGCACAACATTTGATGCTTTAAATACTGTGGAAATCAATGCAAAACAAAGACAGTCATTTTTAAGTATGATTTTGCTATATTTTGAGTTACATTTGGGGAGTTTTAAAACGCCCAAATCATTGCAGATATTTAATCAAGTTTTTAATTAA
- a CDS encoding DUF3298 and DUF4163 domain-containing protein has protein sequence MFYKKHLLIVCSLFICIACKDEVKLSFSEINVTTNNNNLVEVNIPNAIGNKAITNQINSAISETVIASLHIGDPDTIASKSIEESITSFNKEFLTFKTDFPKTIEQWDAQIDGEIIFQSPELISIAITSYVNTGGAHGTINITFLNFETETGNLIPNEKLFKDIEGFKKVTETHFYETIKNEDITLDIENFELPANMAYAEDGIILLYNTYEIAPYATGIIEFTVPFEEIDSFLHFNSF, from the coding sequence ATGTTTTATAAAAAACACCTTTTAATAGTATGCTCACTTTTCATTTGTATAGCTTGTAAGGATGAAGTAAAACTATCTTTTTCAGAAATTAATGTTACTACAAACAATAATAATCTTGTTGAAGTAAACATTCCTAACGCCATTGGAAATAAAGCCATTACCAACCAGATAAATTCAGCAATAAGCGAAACTGTTATAGCTTCGTTACATATTGGAGATCCAGACACTATTGCTTCAAAGTCTATTGAGGAAAGTATTACCTCATTCAATAAAGAATTTCTAACATTTAAAACCGATTTTCCAAAAACCATAGAACAATGGGATGCACAAATAGATGGGGAAATTATATTTCAATCTCCAGAACTTATAAGCATTGCTATAACATCTTATGTAAACACAGGTGGTGCTCACGGAACAATAAACATTACATTTTTAAATTTTGAAACGGAAACAGGCAACTTAATCCCCAACGAAAAACTTTTTAAGGATATTGAAGGCTTTAAAAAAGTAACTGAAACCCATTTCTACGAAACCATTAAAAATGAAGATATAACTTTAGATATTGAGAACTTCGAATTACCTGCAAACATGGCATATGCAGAAGATGGTATTATTTTGCTGTATAATACTTACGAAATAGCTCCTTATGCAACTGGTATTATCGAGTTTACTGTTCCTTTTGAAGAAATTGATTCGTTTCTACATTTTAATAGCTTTTAA
- the porZ gene encoding type IX secretion system anionic LPS delivery protein PorZ, protein MFKRLAIFIIFLCPLLQFSQDYSALWKGHFSYNNIKDVSSGNNRIYAASENAIFSLDTQTNEIEEINTVNGLSGETISTIYYSETYELLVIGYENGLIEIVFDNDDAIISVVDIINKPTIPTTDKRINHFNAYQDVLYVSTNFGISVFNLERLEFGDTYFIGNGGSQIQVNQTTIFGDYIYAACMDGSGLRKALVASPNLIDFQNWQTINSGNWLSIESQVDKLYAIGTNRRIYQIANDVLTERFLYPDIPMDMRTVNENLVVTTQKEVFVYDTSFNITSQAFIDPSFDTQYNAAIIDSESIYIGTRDFGILKTLLVNPTVYEEVHPDGPLLNIPFSIEAEPGGLWVTFGEYSFFYNPYPLNSRGFSHLKDGNWINTQYSDVFEARCLNNVAINPLNTNQVFISSFFSGLLEVNEDIPTILYNETNSGLESLTLPDDPNYIDIRVGPTLFDKNGLLWTTTTLIDDPLKSYNPSTNRWESYSFTDIISDGFSGGNLGFADLVIGPDDTKWIASYKFGVIGFNENGGAQLIKSISKQDENMPIELATAVAMDKRNQLWIGTLNGLRVLFNTSNFFTDDNVKVTEIFIEEEGVGKELLFEQFITDIEVDGSNNKWIGTADSGLFYFSSDGKKTIFHFTKDNSPLPSSSIRDVSLDSANGIVYIATSKGLVSFRSGGSSPLEGLESAHVYPNPVRPTFNVVDEKVKIKDISENVNIKITDIEGNLVAEAQSRTNQRYSGYNLEIDGGTAYWNGKNMANNVVASGVYLIMLSDLDSLETKVLKLMVVR, encoded by the coding sequence ATGTTTAAAAGACTAGCTATCTTTATTATCTTCTTGTGTCCATTATTGCAGTTTTCTCAAGATTATTCTGCATTGTGGAAAGGTCATTTTTCATATAATAATATAAAGGATGTATCATCTGGTAATAATAGGATTTATGCCGCTTCAGAAAATGCCATTTTTAGTTTAGATACTCAAACCAACGAAATAGAAGAGATTAATACTGTTAATGGTTTGTCGGGAGAAACTATTTCTACTATTTATTATAGTGAAACCTACGAACTATTAGTTATTGGATATGAGAATGGCTTAATAGAAATAGTTTTCGATAACGATGATGCTATTATTTCTGTGGTTGATATAATCAATAAGCCTACCATTCCAACAACAGATAAAAGAATAAATCACTTTAACGCTTACCAAGATGTTTTATACGTGTCGACCAATTTTGGAATCTCGGTTTTTAATTTAGAAAGGTTGGAATTTGGAGACACCTATTTTATTGGTAATGGCGGAAGTCAAATTCAAGTTAATCAAACCACTATTTTTGGCGATTATATTTATGCAGCTTGCATGGACGGAAGTGGTCTTAGAAAAGCACTTGTGGCTAGCCCGAACCTTATAGATTTTCAAAATTGGCAAACAATTAATTCGGGAAACTGGCTGTCTATAGAATCTCAAGTAGATAAGTTATATGCAATAGGGACAAATAGAAGGATTTATCAAATAGCGAATGATGTTTTAACAGAAAGGTTTTTATATCCCGATATCCCAATGGATATGAGAACTGTTAATGAGAATCTAGTAGTCACTACTCAAAAAGAGGTATTTGTTTACGATACAAGTTTTAATATAACATCCCAAGCTTTTATTGATCCTTCTTTTGATACCCAGTATAATGCTGCTATTATAGACTCAGAGAGTATTTATATTGGTACTAGAGATTTTGGCATTTTAAAAACGCTGTTGGTAAATCCAACAGTTTATGAAGAAGTACATCCAGATGGACCACTGCTAAATATTCCATTTTCAATTGAGGCAGAGCCCGGTGGTTTGTGGGTTACTTTTGGAGAATATAGTTTTTTTTATAATCCTTATCCATTAAATAGTCGAGGATTTAGTCATTTAAAAGATGGTAATTGGATAAATACCCAGTATAGTGACGTTTTTGAAGCAAGATGTTTAAACAATGTTGCTATCAACCCACTTAACACAAATCAGGTGTTTATAAGTTCATTTTTTAGTGGATTATTAGAAGTTAATGAAGACATTCCAACCATTTTATATAATGAAACTAACAGTGGTTTGGAATCTTTAACTCTCCCAGATGACCCTAATTATATCGATATACGTGTGGGGCCAACTTTGTTTGATAAAAATGGATTATTGTGGACAACAACAACGTTAATAGATGATCCTTTAAAATCGTATAACCCATCAACAAACCGATGGGAATCTTATAGTTTTACAGATATTATTTCTGATGGTTTTTCTGGAGGGAATTTAGGTTTTGCCGATTTAGTAATTGGGCCTGATGATACTAAATGGATTGCTAGTTATAAATTTGGAGTTATAGGTTTTAATGAAAATGGGGGGGCTCAATTAATTAAAAGTATTAGTAAACAAGATGAGAATATGCCAATTGAGTTAGCTACTGCAGTGGCAATGGATAAACGTAATCAATTATGGATAGGAACCTTAAATGGATTGCGTGTTTTGTTTAATACCTCAAACTTTTTTACAGACGATAATGTTAAAGTAACAGAAATTTTTATTGAAGAAGAAGGTGTTGGCAAAGAACTATTATTTGAGCAATTTATAACTGATATTGAAGTAGATGGTTCGAACAATAAATGGATTGGTACAGCAGATTCAGGGTTGTTTTATTTTTCTTCAGATGGTAAAAAAACGATATTTCATTTCACTAAGGATAATTCACCATTACCGTCAAGTAGTATTAGGGATGTTTCGCTGGATTCAGCTAACGGTATTGTTTATATTGCCACAAGTAAAGGGCTTGTATCTTTCCGATCCGGAGGATCGAGTCCATTAGAAGGTTTAGAAAGCGCCCATGTATATCCTAACCCAGTAAGGCCAACATTTAACGTAGTAGATGAAAAGGTAAAGATAAAGGACATATCAGAAAATGTAAATATTAAGATAACAGATATTGAAGGTAATTTAGTAGCCGAAGCACAGTCTAGAACGAACCAGAGATATAGCGGATATAACCTCGAAATAGATGGGGGCACTGCTTATTGGAATGGAAAAAATATGGCAAACAATGTTGTTGCTTCTGGAGTTTACTTAATTATGCTCTCCGATTTGGATTCACTCGAAACTAAAGTTTTAAAACTAATGGTTGTTAGATAA
- a CDS encoding TonB-dependent receptor codes for MKFLFTIFFSLLVSISFQAQNIRVFSELTKEPIFGVAIYNVDKSQSVVTNFRGEADLSKFSDTETIYFKHLSHVLKKITKLQLSNLNRVYLTSNTQGLEEIVISASKFEQSKRDIPQKIISVNRASIQFSNPQTSADLLENSGKVFIQKSQLGGGSPMIRGFATNRLLITVDGVRMNNAIFRGGNLQNVIAVDPFSVQNTEVTLGSGAVIYGSDAIGGVMSFYTQKPELSHSDSLLFKSNIITRYSSASDEKTGHFDFNLGYKKWAFVTNGSYTSFGDLKMGKNGPDDYLRPEFVLTNDTGDVIVENNDPRVQKFSGYDQLNMMQKVRYEPYKNLSFDLGLYYTRTSDIPRYDRLIRYRNNTLRSAEWNYGPQQWFMSNLQITKLSSNSNLHDKIQATLAYQNFQESRMDRDFQSSIRNIREEAVDAYSFNLDLEKTLSPKTQFFYGLEYVYNKVMSHGKEENISIGVSSPSVSRYPNGASWQSAAVYSSIKYKPNSKFVFQSGIRFNHVVSKADFRENNVFLNLPFSSSKNKAGALTGTAGIRWSPNRTMQWKLNASSAFRAPNIDDIGKVFDSEPGSVVVPNETLRPEYAYGGELGLKLDFDRRVILDMSTYYTYLDNALVRRDYNLNGETEILYDGELSNVQAIQNASKAWIYGFEVGLKAIITNQLHLTSQYSIIGGTEEAGDIEVPIRHVAPNFGNTHLIWVSKGLKLDVFANYNNELSFDELAPSEVGKDYIYALDRNGNPYSPSWHTLNFRTQYQISNSTTITASLENITDQRYKTYSSGIAAAGRNFIVSLKYSL; via the coding sequence ATGAAGTTTCTTTTTACTATTTTCTTTTCCTTACTTGTTTCTATATCTTTTCAAGCACAGAACATAAGAGTATTTAGTGAGCTCACAAAAGAACCTATTTTTGGAGTGGCTATTTATAATGTTGATAAATCGCAAAGTGTAGTTACTAATTTTAGAGGTGAAGCAGACTTAAGTAAGTTTTCAGATACCGAAACGATTTACTTTAAACATTTATCGCATGTTTTAAAAAAGATAACAAAACTTCAATTAAGTAATTTAAATAGAGTGTATTTAACGTCCAATACCCAAGGATTGGAAGAAATTGTTATTTCGGCTTCAAAATTTGAACAAAGCAAAAGAGACATTCCACAAAAAATAATTAGTGTAAACAGAGCAAGCATTCAATTTTCAAATCCGCAAACCAGCGCCGATTTGTTAGAGAACTCAGGAAAAGTGTTTATCCAAAAAAGTCAATTAGGAGGTGGAAGTCCGATGATAAGAGGGTTTGCTACCAACAGATTGTTAATTACTGTAGATGGCGTAAGAATGAATAATGCCATTTTTAGAGGCGGAAACTTGCAAAATGTTATTGCTGTCGATCCGTTTTCGGTTCAAAATACAGAAGTTACTTTAGGTTCTGGCGCTGTAATTTATGGAAGTGATGCTATTGGAGGTGTTATGAGTTTTTATACCCAAAAACCAGAATTATCTCATTCAGATTCCTTGCTATTTAAATCAAACATCATTACAAGATACTCGTCTGCCAGTGATGAAAAAACAGGACATTTTGATTTTAATTTAGGCTATAAAAAATGGGCGTTTGTAACTAATGGTAGTTATACAAGTTTTGGAGATTTAAAGATGGGTAAAAATGGCCCAGATGACTATTTAAGACCTGAATTTGTTTTAACAAATGATACAGGAGATGTTATCGTTGAAAATAACGACCCAAGGGTTCAAAAATTTTCAGGATACGACCAATTAAACATGATGCAAAAAGTGCGTTATGAGCCTTATAAAAACTTAAGTTTTGATTTAGGCTTATATTATACCAGAACATCAGACATTCCTAGATACGATCGATTAATAAGATATAGAAATAACACCTTGCGTTCTGCAGAATGGAACTATGGACCACAGCAATGGTTTATGTCTAACCTTCAGATTACCAAGTTAAGTAGCAATTCTAATTTGCACGATAAAATTCAAGCAACTTTAGCGTACCAGAACTTTCAGGAAAGTAGAATGGACAGGGATTTTCAATCGTCTATTAGGAATATAAGAGAAGAGGCGGTGGATGCCTATTCATTTAATTTGGATCTAGAAAAAACGCTAAGTCCAAAAACACAATTTTTTTATGGACTAGAATATGTGTATAACAAAGTAATGTCTCATGGAAAAGAAGAGAATATTTCTATAGGTGTTAGTTCTCCATCTGTTTCTAGATATCCAAATGGAGCCAGTTGGCAATCGGCAGCAGTATATTCAAGTATTAAATACAAGCCAAATTCAAAATTTGTTTTTCAATCAGGGATACGTTTTAATCACGTTGTTTCCAAAGCCGATTTTAGAGAAAACAATGTCTTTTTGAATTTGCCTTTTTCATCATCTAAAAATAAGGCAGGTGCACTTACAGGAACAGCAGGTATTAGGTGGTCTCCAAATAGAACCATGCAATGGAAGCTAAACGCATCCTCTGCTTTTAGAGCGCCTAATATTGACGATATAGGTAAAGTATTCGACTCCGAACCAGGTTCGGTGGTAGTTCCTAACGAAACTTTAAGACCGGAATATGCATATGGTGGTGAATTAGGATTAAAACTCGACTTCGATAGAAGAGTCATATTAGACATGAGTACGTATTATACATATTTAGATAATGCTTTAGTGCGTAGGGATTATAATTTAAATGGCGAAACAGAGATTCTTTACGATGGAGAGTTAAGTAATGTGCAGGCCATACAAAATGCTTCTAAAGCCTGGATTTATGGTTTTGAAGTAGGTTTAAAAGCGATCATTACAAATCAACTTCATTTAACATCCCAATACAGCATTATTGGAGGTACAGAAGAAGCGGGCGATATAGAAGTGCCTATTCGTCATGTCGCACCTAATTTTGGAAATACGCATTTAATTTGGGTGTCTAAAGGTCTTAAATTGGATGTTTTTGCAAATTATAACAATGAACTTTCCTTTGATGAATTAGCACCTTCTGAAGTTGGAAAAGATTATATCTATGCCCTCGATAGAAATGGAAACCCTTACAGTCCTTCTTGGCACACGCTTAATTTTAGAACACAATACCAAATATCTAATTCAACAACAATTACTGCGAGTTTAGAGAATATCACAGACCAACGTTATAAAACGTATTCTTCTGGAATAGCCGCGGCAGGAAGAAATTTTATAGTGTCTTTAAAATACAGTTTGTAA
- a CDS encoding DinB family protein: protein MKFTFEVLTNTRNSIKNILEKTSLEDLNQIPETFNNNVIWNVGHIIVSGQLLVYKLSGLPTMISNSMIEKYGKGTKPEADVTQEEVDEMKQLLLSTLEKIEADYKNKTFKTFNEYTVSTTGNTLTSVDDALQFVFFHEGLHIGYIMALLKAIKM from the coding sequence ATGAAATTTACATTCGAAGTATTGACCAATACAAGAAATTCTATTAAAAATATTTTAGAAAAAACAAGCTTAGAAGATTTAAACCAAATTCCCGAAACGTTTAATAATAATGTTATTTGGAATGTTGGACATATAATAGTGAGTGGACAACTTTTAGTTTACAAATTATCAGGCTTACCAACGATGATATCTAATAGTATGATTGAGAAATATGGAAAAGGCACCAAGCCTGAAGCTGATGTGACTCAAGAAGAAGTTGATGAAATGAAGCAGCTGTTACTATCAACTCTTGAAAAAATTGAAGCAGATTATAAAAATAAAACCTTTAAAACTTTTAATGAATATACAGTTTCTACTACAGGTAATACCTTAACCAGTGTAGATGATGCGTTGCAATTTGTCTTTTTTCATGAAGGGTTGCATATAGGATACATTATGGCGCTTTTAAAAGCTATTAAAATGTAG